The Dryobates pubescens isolate bDryPub1 chromosome 41, bDryPub1.pri, whole genome shotgun sequence genome includes a region encoding these proteins:
- the S100A16 gene encoding protein S100-A16, translated as MAECTELEWAVQVLVTNFDKYSSRRCCCKKPPRISKKDFRKMLSCELNHMLTDTGNRRAADKLICDLDENKDGRISFEEYWTLIGGIASPIAQIIRQQEQSIKHTK; from the exons ATGGCCGAGTGCACGGAGCTGGAGTGGGCGGTGCAGGTGCTGGTGACCAACTTCGACAAGTACTCgagccgccgctgctgctgcaagaAGCCTCCCCGCATCAGCAAGAAGGATTTCCGCAAGATGCTGAGCTGTGAGCTCAACCACATGCTGACG GACACCGGGAACCGCCGCGCCGCCGACAAACTGATCTGCGACCTGGACGAGAACAAGGACGGAAGGATCAGCTTCGAGGAGTACTGGACCCTGATCGGGGGCATCGCCAGCCCCATCGCGCAGATCATtcgccagcaggagcagagcattaAGCACACCAAGTAG